The Dehalococcoidia bacterium genome segment GTCAAGACCAGCATGGAGCGCTTCATGGCGCGCTCTCCCAACCGGGGCATCTTCCAGACGCTGGTGGACCGGGTGGAGGCCATCGACCCCCTGACCGTCCGCTTCACCCTGAAGATCCCGTATGTCCCCTTCATCGACCTCATGGCCTCGCCCCAGCTTCTGTGGCTGTTCTCCAAGGAGGCCAACACGGGCCAGATCGACACCCAGAAGCCAGAGGGGGTCATCGGCACCGGGCCGTGGGTGCTGGACAGGGCCCAGCCTTCCGTCTCTTGGGAATTCACCAAGAACCCCGAATGGTACGAGGTGGTGCAGACCCGTCGCGGCCCCCAGAGGCTGCCATTCATAGACCGACTGGAGTTTCTGGTCATCGGCGAGTACGCCCAGATCATGGCCCAGTTCCTGGCGCGGAACATACACGTCTTCGCCCCCCGCAATGAGGACCTGGTCCAGATAGCGCAGCAGGTGCCCGACGCCCAGCGGCTGCCCGGTCGCCCTGCTTGGCTGCTGAGCTTTTACTACTTCGGCGACACCAACGACCCCAACAACCTGTTCCGCGACCCCCGCATGCGCCGCGCTCTGTCCATGGCCCTGGACCGGGACGGCCTCATCGAGGCCTTCGGCCAGGTGTCCAAGCTCAAGCAGCAGGGCTTCGAGATCGAGACGGGCTGGAACAACATCCCGATCCCCTGGGGCGATGGCGGCATGTTCTGGTGGCTCGACCCCAAGAGCCCGGACATGGGCCCTGCCGGCCAGTGGTACCGGTTCGACCCGGCCGAGGCGCGTCGCTTGCTGCAGGCGGCCGGCTACAACAACCAGGAGATAACCTTCAACTTCACCACCGTCATCTATGGCACGACCTTCGACCAGTTCACCGAGGCCCAGATCCCGATGCTCAGGAACGCCGGCTTCAACATCCGCCCCAACCCGCAAGACTACGCCAGCCAGTACATCACCGGCACCTTCGCTGGCCGCTTCAACGGCCTGGCCTATGGCTACCAGACGCCCTTCACCAGCGTGGACGAGTACCTGTTCAACATGCTCCACCCTCAGGGCACCCGCTATGCCCAGAGCCGCCCCAATGACCCGGAGACGGTGCGCCTGGTGGAGGCCCAGCGGGTGGAGCGGGACGTCAACCGCCGCAGAGAGCTCATACGCGAGATCCAGCGCCGGGTGTCGGACCAGATGTGGTATGTGCCCTCGGTGATGGGACGCTGGGGCGGCATGACCTTCTGGCACAACTTCGTGCGCAACTGGGGGTCCTTCATCACCGCCGGCTACGGCGTCTACACCGAGACCGTCACCCGCTACTGGCTGGACCTGCCCGAGACGGCCAACCGGTGAGACGACGTGCAGGGCTACATCATCCGCCGCCTACTGCTGATGATACCCACCCTGCTGGGGGTGACCCTGTTCGTCTTCCTGCTGACGCGCTTCACCCCCGCCGACGTGGTGGACCGCCTCACCGGGGAGGTGGGCTATCAGGACGAGGCCCTGAAACAGCACATACGGGAGGAGCTGGGACTGAACCAGGGAGTATTTACCCAATATTTCAAGTGGCTGGGAGGCGTGCTGCGCCTGGACCTGGGCGACTCCTTCATCAGCGGCCGCGATATATGGGAAGAGCTGAAGAACCGCGTGCCGGTCAGCGTCGAGCTGGGCGCCCTGGCCATGCTCTTCTCGATTCTCTTCGGCATCCCCATCGGCATCATCTCGGCCATCAGGCAGGACACGTGGCTGGACTATCTGCTGCGTGGGGGTAGCATTCTGCTGCTGGCGGTGCCGGTGTTCTTCCTGGCCATCAGCGTCCTGGCGGTGGGCGCCTGGCAATTCGACTGGGCGCCTCCCTCCCGCTACACGACGCCCTGGGAGGACCTGCAGAACAACCTGGCTATCATGGCCACGCCGGCCATCATCCTGGGGTTGGCCCTGTCGGGGGCCAAGATCCGCCTCACCCGAACCCAGA includes the following:
- a CDS encoding ABC transporter substrate-binding protein, which gives rise to MLQEQSYWQRALRRRLSRRQALRLAAAGGITAVAAGSALACREEQAVEEAPPLVGPGPQDTTFEARPGGTYRAITTQDPPNLDPYLNTSFVSQTFIGGTVYSRLAKWATGPGIEPLSQAVGDAAESWETPDGMVWTFKLRPNMKFHNKPPLNGRPLDAEDVKTSMERFMARSPNRGIFQTLVDRVEAIDPLTVRFTLKIPYVPFIDLMASPQLLWLFSKEANTGQIDTQKPEGVIGTGPWVLDRAQPSVSWEFTKNPEWYEVVQTRRGPQRLPFIDRLEFLVIGEYAQIMAQFLARNIHVFAPRNEDLVQIAQQVPDAQRLPGRPAWLLSFYYFGDTNDPNNLFRDPRMRRALSMALDRDGLIEAFGQVSKLKQQGFEIETGWNNIPIPWGDGGMFWWLDPKSPDMGPAGQWYRFDPAEARRLLQAAGYNNQEITFNFTTVIYGTTFDQFTEAQIPMLRNAGFNIRPNPQDYASQYITGTFAGRFNGLAYGYQTPFTSVDEYLFNMLHPQGTRYAQSRPNDPETVRLVEAQRVERDVNRRRELIREIQRRVSDQMWYVPSVMGRWGGMTFWHNFVRNWGSFITAGYGVYTETVTRYWLDLPETANR
- a CDS encoding ABC transporter permease; translation: MQGYIIRRLLLMIPTLLGVTLFVFLLTRFTPADVVDRLTGEVGYQDEALKQHIREELGLNQGVFTQYFKWLGGVLRLDLGDSFISGRDIWEELKNRVPVSVELGALAMLFSILFGIPIGIISAIRQDTWLDYLLRGGSILLLAVPVFFLAISVLAVGAWQFDWAPPSRYTTPWEDLQNNLAIMATPAIILGLALSGAKIRLTRTQMLEVLRQDYIRTAWSKGLSERVVILRHALRNALIPVVTVIGLQIPVLVAGAVILENIFLLPGVGRYLVQSAASFDYPVVQGITLLIATVVVLSNLIVDLSYAALDPRVRY